In Panacibacter ginsenosidivorans, the following proteins share a genomic window:
- a CDS encoding VanZ family protein: MPGTDIPSNDFFELIYFDKWVHLGLFSVLTVLWAYPFFGSKPLSARILVLVTLSATAYGIAMEFVQKYYATSRSFDLTDMLVDAIGSLIGAFFILKFLSKRR; the protein is encoded by the coding sequence ATGCCTGGAACAGACATCCCTTCAAATGATTTTTTTGAACTTATTTATTTTGATAAATGGGTTCATTTAGGGTTATTTAGTGTTTTAACTGTTTTATGGGCATATCCATTCTTTGGATCAAAACCTTTGTCTGCCAGAATACTTGTCCTGGTTACATTATCTGCAACAGCTTATGGAATTGCGATGGAATTTGTGCAGAAATATTATGCTACAAGCCGTAGTTTTGATCTGACCGATATGTTGGTTGATGCAATTGGTTCATTGATTGGTGCATTCTTTATATTAAAATTTCTATCCAAAAGAAGATAA
- a CDS encoding outer membrane beta-barrel protein gives MLKKSLATCILLASFFSAFSQFDSASTPPPVTITGSVDVYYRYNFSNPKTEGVYNNYTSFTNSQSSFELGMASIQASHSFGKANAFADLGFGRRAQDFSYNDGVNNSFFSLSNVKQLYVSYAVTDKFKLTMGKWATHVGYELVDAYLNRNYSMDYMFSYGPFFHTGLKADVSLGGTSAFMVGIANPTDNSTTTSSTKYIIAQFSTGTKSGKLKGYLNFQGANWGSGGSTNQFDLVVTGAVSDKFSIGYNGTVSSSKPDGGDSKSWWGSALYFNVDPSSKVGLTLRGEYFDNKKGLLPIGEMPSSIFDLTFSTNFKVGNLTIIPEIRLDNSSEEIFEKADGSGTKSTVTGILAATYHF, from the coding sequence ATGCTAAAGAAATCTCTTGCAACGTGCATTTTATTGGCTTCTTTTTTTTCAGCATTTTCTCAGTTTGATTCTGCTTCAACTCCACCGCCCGTAACTATTACAGGTTCTGTGGACGTTTATTACAGGTATAATTTTTCAAATCCCAAAACAGAAGGGGTTTATAACAATTATACCAGTTTTACAAATTCACAAAGTTCTTTCGAGCTTGGTATGGCCAGCATACAGGCATCTCACAGTTTTGGAAAAGCAAATGCTTTTGCAGATCTTGGTTTTGGACGAAGGGCCCAGGATTTTTCTTATAACGATGGGGTGAATAACTCATTTTTCTCCCTTTCAAATGTAAAGCAACTGTACGTTAGCTATGCTGTAACTGACAAGTTCAAACTTACGATGGGTAAATGGGCAACCCATGTTGGATACGAGCTTGTTGATGCCTATCTTAACAGAAACTATAGTATGGATTATATGTTTTCTTATGGACCTTTCTTTCATACGGGATTAAAAGCAGATGTTTCTTTAGGTGGCACTTCTGCTTTTATGGTAGGTATTGCTAATCCAACGGATAATTCTACCACCACTTCTTCCACAAAATATATTATTGCACAATTCAGCACGGGTACCAAAAGTGGAAAACTAAAGGGATACCTGAATTTTCAGGGTGCTAATTGGGGCAGCGGCGGCAGCACTAACCAGTTTGACCTTGTTGTTACAGGTGCGGTTAGTGATAAGTTCAGTATTGGATATAATGGTACTGTTTCTTCTTCAAAGCCAGACGGGGGTGATAGTAAAAGCTGGTGGGGTTCGGCATTGTATTTTAACGTAGATCCAAGCAGTAAAGTTGGATTGACATTACGCGGCGAATACTTCGATAATAAAAAAGGTCTTTTACCAATCGGCGAAATGCCCAGCAGCATTTTCGACCTCACTTTCTCCACTAATTTCAAAGTTGGTAATCTTACCATCATCCCTGAGATAAGGCTTGACAACTCCTCAGAAGAAATTTTTGAAAAGGCTGATGGTTCAGGAACAAAAAGTACAGTAACAGGCATTCTTGCTGCAACATATCATTTCTAA
- a CDS encoding ammonium transporter, which produces MKKVSFSQIAPFLILALVAITSIFIPSLPAFNDEGKYNAADTAWLIVATALVFLMTPGLAFFYGGMVHRKNVLSTMIKSLIAAGVVSVIWVVVGYSLCFGSDIGGFIGDPMDHLFFKNVASGAPWSLAPTIPLTLFALFQLMFAVITPGLVVGAVAERIRFTAYVLFSVLFCILVYAPLAHWSWHPEGFLFKMGALDFAGGTVVHISAGCAALAGAIVLKRRKVHMAHTEIPPANIPYVLIGTGLLWFGWFGFNAGSAGAANSLSVSAFATTNTAAAAAGLSWMFFDVVKGKKPSVLGFCIGAVVGLVAITPAAGFVAIPQSIFIGAVAAIISNLAVYYKSKSRLDDALDVFPCHGIGGMVGMLMTGIFATKSVNPAGNDGLWYGNPDFFFIQLKAMLIAVSYSFIVSFLIFKFISFILPLRVSAEEEDRGLDESQHNEKYLQGTLLVTTNGAITEKNAEDLSV; this is translated from the coding sequence ATGAAGAAAGTTAGCTTTTCGCAAATTGCTCCATTTTTAATTCTGGCATTGGTTGCGATAACCAGCATTTTTATCCCTTCATTACCTGCCTTTAATGATGAAGGAAAATATAATGCAGCAGATACAGCCTGGCTTATAGTTGCAACAGCGCTGGTTTTTTTAATGACTCCTGGTTTAGCCTTTTTTTATGGCGGTATGGTGCACAGGAAGAATGTATTATCTACAATGATCAAAAGCCTTATCGCTGCGGGTGTAGTAAGTGTAATTTGGGTCGTAGTTGGTTATAGTTTATGTTTTGGTTCAGATATTGGTGGATTTATTGGGGATCCGATGGATCATTTATTCTTCAAAAATGTTGCTTCGGGTGCACCTTGGAGTCTTGCTCCAACTATTCCTTTAACACTTTTTGCTTTGTTTCAATTAATGTTTGCAGTAATAACTCCCGGGCTTGTAGTTGGGGCTGTAGCAGAGCGTATACGTTTTACGGCTTATGTTTTATTTAGCGTATTGTTTTGTATACTGGTATATGCCCCACTTGCACATTGGTCCTGGCACCCAGAAGGTTTTCTATTTAAAATGGGAGCTCTTGATTTTGCAGGTGGTACTGTAGTTCATATTTCTGCAGGCTGTGCTGCGCTTGCTGGTGCAATAGTCCTGAAAAGAAGAAAAGTTCACATGGCGCATACTGAAATTCCCCCTGCTAATATCCCTTATGTACTTATAGGCACTGGGTTACTTTGGTTTGGCTGGTTTGGTTTTAACGCCGGTTCTGCAGGTGCTGCAAACTCTCTTTCTGTATCTGCCTTCGCTACAACAAACACAGCCGCCGCAGCAGCAGGCTTGTCATGGATGTTTTTTGACGTTGTAAAAGGTAAAAAACCTTCTGTACTTGGATTCTGCATAGGGGCAGTGGTAGGCTTGGTTGCAATTACTCCTGCCGCCGGATTTGTAGCAATCCCTCAAAGCATCTTTATAGGAGCGGTTGCTGCAATTATTTCGAACCTTGCAGTGTATTACAAATCTAAATCAAGACTCGATGATGCATTAGACGTATTTCCTTGCCACGGTATAGGTGGTATGGTAGGTATGTTGATGACTGGTATTTTTGCTACAAAATCTGTTAATCCTGCTGGGAATGATGGCCTGTGGTATGGAAATCCGGACTTTTTCTTCATACAATTAAAGGCAATGCTGATTGCTGTTTCTTATAGCTTTATTGTTTCATTCCTAATCTTCAAGTTCATTAGTTTTATTTTACCCTTACGTGTTAGTGCTGAAGAAGAAGATAGGGGTCTTGATGAAAGCCAGCATAACGAAAAATATTTACAGGGTACACTTTTGGTTACCACAAATGGTGCAATAACTGAAAAGAACGCAGAAGACTTGTCAGTTTAA
- a CDS encoding pyridoxal phosphate-dependent aminotransferase has translation MNKLSKLAETLKGSEIVKLGNAINERIRQGEKIYNFTIGDFDPSVFPIPSELEELIIEAYRNHYTNYPPADGIYELRKAVKLFIQEHEQLNFEMNEILIASGGRPLIYTLFKTIADPGDKVIYAVPSWNNNHYSSMNGVEHCMVEATPENNFMPHAGDIARNIKGAVLVCLCTPQNPTGTTLQKEELEKICDIILQENASRSATEKKVYLMFDQMYWKLTYGNTVHYNPLSLRPEMKHCTIFIDGISKVFAATGVRVGWALGPSDVIAKMKALLSHVGAWAPMAEQKAVASFLMQKDAVNKYLEKFKASLEERLHKIYEGFVKLKQKGFPVDAITPQAAIYLTIKIDIRGKSNGNKILTTQYDATDYILGEAKLAVVPFYAFGAESNSPWYRLSVGTCHLEEIDPVFEQLEAALQKLR, from the coding sequence ATGAATAAGCTCAGTAAGCTGGCCGAAACACTTAAAGGATCTGAAATAGTGAAGTTGGGAAACGCTATTAATGAACGTATAAGGCAGGGTGAAAAAATATACAATTTTACTATAGGCGATTTTGATCCTTCCGTTTTTCCCATACCTTCCGAACTTGAAGAACTTATAATTGAGGCATATCGAAACCACTACACCAACTATCCACCTGCTGATGGTATATATGAACTTAGAAAAGCTGTCAAACTTTTTATACAAGAGCATGAGCAACTAAATTTTGAGATGAATGAGATACTTATTGCTTCAGGTGGCAGACCACTTATTTATACATTATTTAAAACAATAGCTGACCCTGGTGATAAAGTTATTTATGCAGTGCCTTCCTGGAATAATAATCATTACTCCAGTATGAATGGTGTAGAGCATTGCATGGTTGAAGCAACACCGGAAAACAATTTTATGCCGCATGCCGGTGATATTGCCCGCAACATAAAAGGTGCAGTACTTGTATGTTTATGTACCCCTCAAAATCCAACGGGTACTACACTACAGAAAGAAGAACTAGAGAAAATATGTGATATTATATTGCAGGAAAATGCCAGCCGCAGCGCGACAGAAAAAAAGGTTTATCTAATGTTTGACCAGATGTACTGGAAACTGACTTATGGTAATACTGTTCATTATAATCCACTCAGTTTGCGCCCCGAAATGAAGCACTGCACCATTTTTATAGATGGTATATCAAAAGTTTTTGCAGCAACTGGTGTGCGTGTTGGCTGGGCCCTTGGCCCTTCCGATGTTATTGCTAAAATGAAAGCATTACTTAGTCATGTAGGTGCATGGGCACCAATGGCGGAACAGAAAGCTGTGGCTTCATTCCTTATGCAAAAAGATGCAGTAAATAAGTATCTTGAAAAATTCAAAGCTTCGTTGGAAGAAAGGCTCCATAAGATTTATGAGGGGTTCGTAAAACTAAAACAAAAAGGATTTCCTGTTGATGCAATAACTCCGCAGGCTGCTATTTATCTTACTATAAAAATTGATATTAGGGGTAAAAGTAACGGTAACAAAATTTTAACCACGCAGTATGATGCTACTGATTATATTCTGGGTGAAGCCAAGCTTGCCGTTGTCCCATTCTATGCTTTTGGAGCAGAAAGCAACTCACCATGGTACCGCCTTAGCGTAGGCACTTGCCACCTGGAAGAAATTGATCCGGTGTTTGAACAGTTGGAAGCAGCACTGCAAAAACTGCGGTAA
- the nhaA gene encoding Na+/H+ antiporter NhaA: MHRKVLSIAHHHVITPIREFLQDSRSVGIILIAFTIISLFLSNNSFTSEAYISFFHTSVTITAGSVNLPESPLSWINDVLMTLFFFLVAMEIKRELTIGELASIKKSLLPVLAAFGGMVCPAIIYTFFNGNTDYHHGWGIPMATDIAFSLGVLSLLGKKVPVQLKIFLAALAIIDDLGAVVTIAVFYTSKIQLIYLLGAIGSIGMVLLFNYLKLQRIFLYIIPGVALWYCLFNSGVHPTIAGVMMAFSMPLSKLEKLERILHFPVNFIIMPLFALANTAILLPSDFSNVFDSSVSYGVMLGLIIGKPVGIFLFSYIATKAGIASLPSNTNYKQLWGIGMLGGIGFTMSIFTSTLAFSVESLQVISKVSIIGATLISSVIGYAYLKLLKAAPLKSKYAEDASIVESLDNLALELNPTISMAE, from the coding sequence ATGCATAGAAAAGTTCTATCAATAGCGCATCATCACGTAATTACTCCAATCAGGGAGTTCTTACAAGACAGCAGGTCTGTTGGCATAATATTGATTGCATTTACCATTATTTCACTCTTTCTTTCTAATAACTCTTTTACCAGTGAGGCCTATATTTCTTTTTTTCATACGAGTGTTACTATAACAGCCGGAAGTGTTAATCTACCGGAAAGCCCTTTAAGTTGGATTAATGATGTGTTAATGACCTTGTTCTTTTTCTTGGTGGCAATGGAAATCAAAAGAGAATTGACTATAGGAGAGCTTGCTTCAATAAAAAAATCATTATTACCTGTACTTGCTGCATTCGGAGGTATGGTTTGTCCGGCAATCATTTACACTTTTTTTAATGGCAATACAGATTACCATCATGGATGGGGTATCCCCATGGCGACAGATATTGCTTTTTCGCTTGGTGTACTATCACTGTTAGGTAAAAAAGTCCCTGTACAGCTTAAAATATTTTTGGCGGCACTTGCTATTATAGATGATCTTGGTGCAGTAGTAACAATTGCAGTTTTTTATACATCTAAAATACAATTAATCTACCTGTTAGGTGCTATAGGTTCTATAGGCATGGTATTATTATTTAATTACCTGAAACTGCAAAGGATATTTTTATATATTATTCCAGGTGTTGCTTTATGGTATTGCCTCTTTAATTCAGGCGTACATCCTACTATAGCGGGAGTTATGATGGCATTCTCAATGCCCTTATCAAAGCTTGAAAAGCTTGAACGCATTTTACATTTTCCAGTAAATTTTATTATTATGCCGTTATTTGCGCTTGCAAATACGGCAATACTTCTGCCATCTGATTTTAGTAATGTTTTTGATTCGTCCGTAAGCTATGGCGTAATGCTTGGATTGATCATTGGAAAGCCTGTGGGGATATTTTTATTTTCATATATCGCAACAAAAGCCGGGATCGCTTCCTTACCCTCTAATACTAATTACAAACAGCTTTGGGGCATAGGAATGCTTGGTGGTATTGGGTTTACCATGTCAATTTTTACTTCTACACTTGCCTTTAGTGTAGAATCTTTGCAGGTTATTTCTAAAGTAAGTATTATAGGTGCTACATTAATTTCGAGCGTTATAGGTTATGCATATTTGAAACTATTGAAGGCTGCTCCTCTTAAAAGCAAATATGCTGAAGATGCCTCAATTGTAGAATCTTTGGATAACTTGGCTTTAGAGCTAAACCCGACGATATCTATGGCGGAGTAA
- a CDS encoding LysE family translocator, which produces MIAALAKGFALGLLLSISVGPVIFSIIKQSLTNGHKGGFAFIAGVSASDITLVLICNLFTNLFQSAMTHELIIGAIGSIFLMFMGIYTIFFKKVSVAADDGKIKLSVMRKRDVIGVFLSGYFMNLLNPGVLLFWIGASTAVLSGSEKQDHPDEYILVAFSVCLLLNLFADTLKVMLAGKIREKLNPHNIHIINRIAGIIYIVFGIVLIYGLATHKIMQ; this is translated from the coding sequence ATGATTGCTGCACTGGCAAAAGGTTTTGCGTTGGGGCTTTTGTTGAGCATTTCCGTAGGGCCGGTAATTTTTTCTATCATCAAGCAAAGTCTAACAAACGGGCATAAAGGTGGCTTTGCTTTTATTGCCGGCGTTTCTGCAAGCGACATTACATTGGTGCTTATCTGCAATCTCTTCACCAATTTATTTCAATCTGCTATGACGCACGAATTGATCATTGGAGCTATAGGCAGTATATTTTTGATGTTTATGGGTATTTACACAATTTTTTTTAAAAAGGTTAGTGTAGCTGCAGATGATGGAAAAATAAAATTAAGTGTAATGCGTAAACGGGATGTTATTGGTGTTTTTCTTTCGGGTTATTTTATGAACCTCTTAAACCCCGGTGTATTACTTTTCTGGATTGGTGCTTCTACAGCGGTGTTGTCTGGTTCAGAAAAACAAGATCATCCGGATGAGTATATACTTGTTGCATTTTCTGTATGCCTGCTGCTGAATTTATTTGCAGATACACTTAAAGTAATGCTGGCAGGAAAAATACGCGAAAAACTAAACCCGCACAATATTCATATTATTAACCGCATCGCAGGTATCATATATATAGTGTTTGGCATTGTGCTTATTTACGGATTGGCTACGCACAAAATCATGCAGTAA
- a CDS encoding ammonium transporter, giving the protein MKANPFGKILTGFSKKVNRLTKSLILLLFLSCSISSFAQDASGANTGTIKDLGMDSVAATSDTTLNKVVDAVNTIANADGHNKIAINIMWTLLAGFLVMFMQAGFALVETGFTQKKNVAHTMGMNFMVYALGMIGFWICGFALMFGGALNALTLGGAPGVIPNEYTITMFGHSFGIWGTVGFFLNSKVYDVGVYTLFLFQMVFMDTTATIPTGSMAERWSFKSFLIFGLFISMFVYPLYGNWVWGGGWLSQLGVNFGLGHGHVDFAGSSVVHLVGGIAALAGAIVIGPRVGKYGKDGTVNTIPGHNIPMAILGTFILAFGWFGFNPGSTLAGGDLRIGVVAVNTMLAGTGGTLSALLFLYATGKKPDPGMLCNGLLAGLVAITAPCAFVTSLSAVIIGAIAGVLVIVVYNFVDAKLKIDDPVGAFAVHGANGAWGCLALGLFADGSYGDGWNGVTGPVKGLFYGDSGQFFAELIGVVACIIFVFIVMYVFFKVSNKITPIRVKESDEIAGLDIPEMGVHGYID; this is encoded by the coding sequence ATGAAAGCAAACCCCTTCGGGAAAATTCTTACCGGTTTTAGTAAAAAAGTTAACCGGCTTACAAAATCTCTGATTCTGCTACTTTTTCTTTCTTGTAGTATTTCTTCTTTTGCTCAGGATGCTAGCGGCGCCAATACCGGTACTATAAAAGATCTTGGTATGGACTCTGTAGCAGCTACCAGTGATACTACACTTAACAAAGTAGTAGACGCTGTGAATACAATAGCAAATGCTGACGGGCACAATAAAATTGCCATCAACATTATGTGGACATTACTCGCAGGTTTTTTAGTAATGTTTATGCAGGCAGGTTTTGCACTTGTTGAAACCGGTTTTACACAGAAAAAGAACGTGGCACATACAATGGGCATGAATTTCATGGTATATGCGCTGGGTATGATTGGTTTCTGGATATGCGGCTTTGCACTTATGTTTGGAGGAGCCCTTAACGCTCTTACATTAGGTGGTGCGCCTGGGGTAATTCCAAATGAATACACCATAACAATGTTTGGCCATAGTTTTGGCATTTGGGGTACAGTTGGTTTTTTCCTAAATAGTAAGGTATATGATGTAGGTGTTTACACGCTGTTCCTTTTTCAAATGGTGTTTATGGATACTACGGCTACTATACCTACAGGCTCTATGGCAGAACGATGGTCTTTTAAATCGTTCCTTATTTTCGGGTTGTTCATCTCTATGTTTGTTTACCCTCTTTATGGAAACTGGGTATGGGGAGGTGGATGGCTCTCCCAGTTAGGTGTTAATTTTGGATTGGGTCATGGGCATGTAGATTTTGCCGGATCTTCTGTGGTGCACCTTGTAGGTGGTATAGCAGCATTAGCGGGTGCCATTGTAATCGGCCCGCGTGTGGGTAAATATGGCAAAGATGGCACCGTAAATACTATCCCAGGTCATAATATACCAATGGCTATTCTTGGTACTTTTATTCTTGCTTTTGGATGGTTTGGTTTTAACCCTGGCTCTACACTTGCCGGTGGTGATCTGCGTATTGGTGTTGTTGCTGTAAATACGATGCTGGCGGGTACAGGTGGTACATTATCAGCATTATTATTTCTGTACGCAACGGGTAAAAAGCCAGATCCCGGAATGCTTTGTAATGGCCTCTTAGCAGGCCTTGTAGCAATTACCGCACCTTGTGCATTTGTTACTTCATTATCTGCGGTAATTATTGGTGCAATTGCCGGTGTGCTGGTGATTGTTGTGTATAATTTTGTTGATGCTAAGCTGAAAATAGACGATCCTGTTGGGGCATTTGCTGTACATGGCGCAAATGGAGCTTGGGGTTGTTTAGCACTTGGACTTTTTGCAGATGGCTCTTACGGCGATGGATGGAACGGGGTAACGGGGCCTGTTAAAGGATTATTTTATGGCGACAGTGGCCAGTTCTTTGCAGAGCTTATAGGTGTGGTTGCCTGTATCATTTTTGTTTTTATAGTCATGTATGTCTTCTTTAAAGTATCTAACAAGATAACACCAATAAGAGTGAAGGAATCAGACGAAATTGCTGGTCTTGATATACCTGAAATGGGTGTTCATGGTTATATAGATTAA
- a CDS encoding response regulator transcription factor codes for MKKIALVDDHALLRSGLASVINSFGDYKVIFEADNGRQFIESIKTKGKPDVVLLDINMPEMDGFATANWIKNNAPDIKVLVLSMLDNDTAIIKMLQSGAKGYILKDSKPDILRNALRDVSEKGFFFNDLVSNKLMHMISKGDQDKKDHILLSDKEIEFLKWCCTEKSYKEIADAMNIPTRAVESLRSNLFEKLETLSRVGLVMYAIRNGIITV; via the coding sequence ATGAAAAAAATTGCACTCGTTGATGATCATGCCCTGCTTAGAAGTGGCCTTGCCAGTGTTATAAACAGCTTTGGAGATTATAAGGTAATTTTTGAAGCAGACAATGGCAGGCAGTTTATAGAAAGCATAAAGACAAAAGGAAAACCAGATGTTGTATTGCTTGATATAAATATGCCAGAAATGGATGGTTTTGCAACTGCTAACTGGATAAAAAACAATGCCCCTGACATAAAAGTTCTTGTGCTCTCTATGCTTGATAATGATACTGCTATTATCAAGATGCTGCAAAGCGGTGCTAAAGGCTATATACTTAAAGACAGCAAACCTGATATATTACGCAATGCATTACGTGATGTTAGTGAAAAAGGCTTTTTCTTTAACGACCTGGTGAGCAATAAGCTCATGCATATGATAAGTAAAGGAGACCAGGATAAAAAAGATCATATTCTTTTAAGCGATAAAGAAATAGAATTTCTTAAATGGTGTTGTACCGAAAAATCTTACAAAGAAATTGCTGATGCCATGAATATTCCTACAAGAGCTGTAGAATCTCTGCGCAGCAATCTGTTTGAAAAACTTGAAACACTTTCACGCGTAGGGCTGGTTATGTATGCCATAAGAAACGGCATTATTACAGTTTAG
- a CDS encoding porin family protein, translating into MKRIAFCLLFFYLFGNLCSGQSSLRLGIKGGISIPNLKSSSDNPVSKGWSSRQGPYFGAVIEMGINKRLYVQAELNYSSQGGKKNGTQAIASAPYANFFPPGTTVPDYFYAKYNNEAKLNYLELPVLLKFYFPFGENFSFFVTGGPYVAYLLGAKDVTNGLSNVYFNDQFAEPVLPAAISFDATSDVQGNIKNFNIGIQGGIGFACNIFDKNNLFFSAGGNYGLIPIQKDKINGKSNTGAATITLGYLIVL; encoded by the coding sequence ATGAAAAGAATAGCATTTTGTCTGTTGTTTTTTTATTTGTTTGGAAATTTGTGTAGTGGACAATCATCATTACGTTTAGGTATTAAAGGAGGCATTAGCATACCCAATCTAAAATCTTCAAGTGATAACCCGGTAAGTAAAGGATGGTCTTCGCGTCAAGGCCCATATTTCGGAGCTGTTATCGAAATGGGAATTAATAAAAGACTGTATGTGCAAGCTGAACTTAACTATTCTTCACAAGGAGGGAAGAAGAATGGAACGCAAGCTATTGCTAGTGCTCCTTATGCAAATTTTTTTCCACCTGGAACAACTGTGCCAGATTATTTTTATGCGAAGTATAACAATGAAGCCAAGTTGAATTATCTTGAATTACCTGTATTGCTAAAGTTTTATTTTCCATTTGGAGAAAATTTTTCATTTTTTGTTACTGGCGGCCCCTATGTTGCTTATTTATTGGGGGCAAAAGATGTAACTAATGGATTGAGTAATGTATATTTTAACGATCAATTTGCCGAGCCTGTTTTACCTGCGGCAATTTCTTTTGATGCAACTTCAGACGTACAAGGTAATATCAAAAATTTCAATATTGGAATACAAGGGGGTATTGGATTTGCTTGCAATATCTTTGATAAAAATAATTTGTTTTTTTCTGCAGGAGGTAATTATGGGTTAATCCCTATTCAAAAAGATAAGATTAATGGGAAAAGCAATACTGGCGCTGCTACGATTACGCTCGGATACCTCATTGTGCTATGA
- a CDS encoding sensor histidine kinase has protein sequence MLDLKVRYEQTILQSQLEIQEQTFRNISQEIHDNIGQVLSLAKLNLNTIPHEGASDKISLTEELLGKAINDLRDLSKSLHPEKISDIGLVNATRHELFTFQRASKIRTELIADETEISIDGNKSVIIFRMIQEALHNTLKHAKATNVTVAMRQHGTQIIIEINDNGSGFDTTSIKSTETGIGLKSMEQRCKLINATFCIDSIPGKGTTILLVINNS, from the coding sequence ATGTTAGATCTCAAAGTACGTTATGAGCAAACTATTTTACAATCACAACTGGAGATACAAGAGCAAACATTTCGTAACATAAGCCAGGAAATACATGATAATATTGGCCAGGTGCTAAGTCTTGCAAAGCTTAACCTCAATACTATTCCACACGAAGGAGCTTCTGATAAAATTTCATTAACTGAAGAATTGCTGGGCAAAGCAATAAATGATCTGAGAGATCTTAGCAAAAGTCTGCATCCCGAAAAGATTTCCGACATTGGCCTTGTAAATGCTACACGCCATGAGCTTTTTACTTTTCAACGTGCCTCTAAAATAAGAACCGAACTCATTGCAGATGAAACAGAGATATCTATTGATGGTAATAAGTCTGTTATCATTTTTCGTATGATACAGGAAGCCCTTCACAACACGTTAAAACATGCAAAAGCAACTAATGTTACAGTAGCCATGCGCCAACATGGAACACAAATCATAATTGAAATAAACGATAATGGCAGCGGGTTTGACACTACTTCTATTAAAAGTACAGAAACAGGTATTGGTTTAAAGAGTATGGAACAACGCTGCAAACTTATCAATGCAACATTTTGCATAGATTCAATACCCGGTAAAGGCACTACTATACTATTGGTTATTAATAATAGCTAA